A stretch of the Synechocystis sp. PCC 7338 genome encodes the following:
- a CDS encoding deoxyguanosinetriphosphate triphosphohydrolase, producing MEWQQLLSRKRLGKQQLEEHQFERTSFLKDYDRIVYSTAFRRLKDKTQVFPLSKNADVRTRLIHSLEVSCVGRSLGRMVGDQIIKRHQLQGIEAADFGDILSAACLAHDIGNPPFGHAGEDAIQTAFQKWYARKNRSGALINPLQKADFDRFEGNAQGFRILTKLGLPHRPGGLQLTCATLATFAKYPRESFIPQRTLARHPGKSLQKYGFFQAEKALFTEVAATVGLIRRSPKVAWWCRHPLTFLMEAADDLCYSIVDLEDGFHMGYLPFEAVQDKLQSIADIELNQYEGSPAETIKRLRAKAINRLVKEVAQIFLDHEPGILAGKFDQSLVGLSRFSPQLQEIETMTTNAVFHHPNVVRIKIAGFEVLGDLLTDFLTAVLEKQPRPKGKLLKFMLPPEHQVAPDDDNYSKILKVTDYIAGMTDLQATLLYQQLRGIAL from the coding sequence ATGGAATGGCAACAATTACTCTCCCGCAAGCGCCTCGGTAAACAACAGCTAGAGGAGCATCAGTTTGAGCGCACTTCTTTCCTGAAAGATTATGACCGCATTGTCTATTCCACCGCCTTCCGTCGCCTCAAAGATAAGACCCAGGTTTTTCCCCTGTCTAAAAACGCCGATGTCCGCACCCGCCTAATCCACAGTTTAGAAGTGTCCTGCGTGGGCCGTTCCCTGGGGCGCATGGTGGGGGATCAGATTATTAAGCGCCATCAACTCCAGGGGATCGAAGCGGCGGACTTTGGTGATATCCTTTCGGCGGCCTGTCTGGCCCACGACATTGGCAATCCTCCCTTTGGCCATGCGGGGGAAGATGCCATTCAAACCGCTTTTCAAAAATGGTATGCCCGCAAAAATCGCTCCGGTGCCCTTATTAATCCTTTGCAAAAAGCTGATTTTGACCGCTTTGAAGGCAATGCCCAGGGCTTTCGGATTTTAACTAAGCTTGGTTTACCCCATCGACCAGGGGGACTGCAACTAACCTGTGCTACCCTGGCCACCTTTGCCAAATATCCCCGGGAATCTTTTATTCCCCAACGTACCCTGGCCCGTCATCCCGGCAAAAGTCTGCAAAAATACGGTTTTTTCCAAGCTGAAAAGGCTCTATTCACCGAAGTAGCGGCAACCGTGGGGCTCATCCGGCGATCGCCAAAGGTGGCTTGGTGGTGTCGCCATCCCCTAACCTTCTTAATGGAGGCGGCGGACGATCTGTGTTACTCCATTGTTGATTTGGAAGATGGTTTTCACATGGGTTATCTTCCCTTTGAAGCGGTGCAAGATAAATTGCAAAGCATTGCTGACATTGAGCTAAACCAATACGAGGGCAGTCCAGCGGAAACCATCAAGCGACTACGGGCTAAAGCCATCAATCGACTGGTGAAGGAAGTGGCCCAGATTTTCCTAGACCACGAACCGGGTATTTTAGCGGGAAAATTTGACCAATCCTTAGTGGGACTAAGTCGTTTTTCCCCCCAACTGCAGGAAATTGAAACCATGACCACCAATGCGGTTTTTCACCATCCCAATGTGGTCAGAATTAAAATTGCTGGTTTTGAAGTCTTGGGGGATCTATTAACCGATTTTCTGACCGCCGTCCTGGAAAAACAGCCCCGTCCGAAGGGAAAATTACTCAAATTCATGTTGCCTCCAGAGCACCAAGTCGCTCCCGATGACGATAACTACAGCAAAATTCTGAAAGTAACTGATTACATTGCCGGTATGACGGATTTACAAGCCACTCTGCTGTATCAACAACTACGAGGCATTGCCCTCTAA